Proteins encoded by one window of Chryseobacterium foetidum:
- a CDS encoding glycosyltransferase family 2 protein — protein sequence MVTNSLVSIIVLCYNSESFIIETLESIKNQSYENIELIISDDHSKDKSIEVCSNWLKQNTERFVASQIITVPQNSGIPANCNRGVKAAKGAFLKLIAGDDLLTPDCILDNFNFALKNPAANIIISEMDAFLDGTEPKKILERKKPFGNIFHADDTAEDQNRFLVQTSYFGNAPALFYRKSVFDKVDFDESIPLLEDYPFAIIATKAGFKYEYLPALTVLYRVREDSAYFKNNAEIFGRFYQTKFQFDQKYRHSHLDFISLNNEIFYHKVLSFFDRNDLNKNKPINRTLYKIAHLLNPFRYLFFLRQKVSYSSK from the coding sequence ATGGTAACAAATTCTTTAGTGTCAATTATCGTACTTTGCTACAACTCAGAGAGTTTTATTATAGAGACTCTGGAAAGTATCAAAAATCAAAGCTACGAAAACATTGAGTTGATTATTTCTGATGATCACTCAAAAGATAAGAGCATAGAAGTATGCAGTAACTGGTTGAAACAAAATACAGAGAGATTTGTGGCATCACAGATTATTACGGTACCGCAAAACAGCGGAATTCCTGCCAACTGTAATCGTGGTGTAAAGGCCGCCAAAGGAGCGTTTTTAAAACTGATTGCAGGAGATGATCTTCTTACACCAGACTGCATCTTGGATAATTTTAATTTTGCCTTAAAAAATCCTGCTGCAAATATCATTATTTCTGAAATGGATGCCTTTCTGGACGGTACCGAACCAAAAAAAATACTGGAAAGAAAAAAACCTTTCGGAAATATCTTTCATGCTGACGATACAGCCGAAGATCAGAATAGATTTTTAGTTCAGACCAGCTATTTTGGAAATGCACCTGCACTGTTCTACAGAAAATCTGTTTTTGATAAGGTAGATTTTGACGAATCGATTCCTTTGCTTGAAGATTATCCATTCGCTATTATTGCAACCAAAGCAGGCTTTAAATATGAGTACCTTCCTGCCTTAACTGTACTTTACCGTGTACGTGAAGATTCGGCCTATTTTAAAAACAATGCTGAAATTTTTGGCAGGTTTTATCAGACTAAATTTCAGTTTGATCAGAAATACAGACATTCCCATCTAGATTTCATCAGCCTTAATAACGAAATTTTTTATCATAAAGTTTTAAGTTTTTTTGACAGAAATGATTTGAATAAGAATAAGCCAATCAATCGCACACTTTACAAAATAGCACATCTTCTGAATCCTTTCAGATATCTTTTCTTTTTAAGACAGAAGGTATCTTACTCATCAAAATAA
- a CDS encoding acyltransferase, translated as MAKIHPLSDVQSENIGENTFVWQYSVILKNAVIGDHCNINCHVFIENDVVIGDNVTVKPGVQIWDGVTLEDNVFIGPNVTFTNDLIPRSKVYPEAFAKTVIRKGASIGANSTIVAGNTIGENALIGAGSVITKNVPANTVWFGNPAKQRGFIDEKGKISYT; from the coding sequence ATGGCTAAAATTCATCCGTTATCAGATGTTCAGAGCGAAAATATTGGCGAAAATACTTTTGTCTGGCAGTATTCTGTTATTTTAAAAAATGCTGTAATTGGTGATCACTGCAATATCAACTGTCACGTATTTATAGAGAATGATGTGGTAATAGGTGATAATGTAACTGTAAAACCGGGAGTTCAGATTTGGGATGGTGTTACTTTGGAAGATAATGTTTTCATAGGTCCAAATGTTACTTTCACAAATGATTTAATTCCGCGTTCTAAAGTTTATCCTGAAGCATTCGCAAAAACGGTTATTAGGAAAGGAGCGTCAATTGGGGCTAATTCTACCATAGTGGCTGGTAATACTATCGGCGAAAATGCGTTGATTGGAGCAGGAAGCGTGATTACAAAAAATGTTCCGGCAAATACAGTTTGGTTTGGTAACCCCGCTAAACAGCGTGGTTTTATTGATGAAAAAGGAAAAATTAGCTACACATAA
- a CDS encoding glycosyltransferase, protein MKFSVIIPVYNLEGYITRCLESFTQQNYDVNDFELLIVNDGSTDGSLEIIENFKERFPHHQITVFTKSNGGLSSARNYGISKARGNYIWFVDGDDWVPEMSLTKLSDHLNRLPSLDILEFDYELAFETEKSLEFKYAGNPNAKSTAVETGREFLEDHEYSLGVTIKIFRREFLLQNNSLFPVGMFSEDNIFSLKTTLLAERYYKINEVYYFYYQRQNSITKTKTTEHLKKYYEDIFQNMQEMRKVVREESSAIQKTIAGMNSFFVLLMMLDLFKNKKYNLIKHFAKKIKQNNFYPLEKVQVDYISKKKFSVLRIIINLYLKFV, encoded by the coding sequence ATGAAATTTTCAGTTATTATTCCCGTTTACAATTTAGAAGGTTATATTACCCGGTGTTTAGAATCTTTTACTCAACAGAATTATGATGTAAATGATTTTGAGCTTCTTATTGTAAATGATGGAAGTACCGATGGTAGTTTAGAGATAATTGAAAATTTTAAAGAACGTTTTCCTCATCATCAGATTACTGTTTTTACAAAATCTAACGGGGGACTGAGCTCAGCAAGAAATTACGGAATTTCAAAAGCCCGCGGAAACTATATATGGTTTGTTGATGGTGACGACTGGGTTCCGGAAATGTCTCTTACAAAGTTGTCAGACCATTTAAACAGGTTACCATCGCTGGATATCTTAGAATTCGACTACGAACTGGCATTTGAAACAGAAAAGAGCTTGGAGTTTAAATATGCCGGAAATCCTAACGCAAAATCAACAGCGGTAGAAACCGGAAGAGAATTTCTCGAAGATCATGAGTATTCTTTGGGCGTTACCATAAAAATTTTCCGTAGGGAATTTCTTTTACAAAACAACAGTTTATTTCCCGTGGGTATGTTTAGTGAAGACAACATTTTTTCACTGAAAACTACTTTGTTGGCCGAAAGATACTATAAAATCAATGAGGTTTACTATTTCTACTATCAGAGACAAAACTCTATTACGAAAACGAAAACAACCGAACACCTTAAAAAATATTATGAAGATATTTTTCAAAACATGCAGGAAATGAGAAAGGTAGTCCGGGAAGAGTCTTCTGCAATACAAAAGACAATTGCCGGAATGAACAGTTTTTTTGTACTTTTGATGATGCTTGATCTTTTTAAAAATAAAAAATATAATCTGATTAAACATTTTGCGAAAAAGATAAAGCAGAATAATTTTTATCCGCTTGAGAAAGTTCAAGTGGATTATATCAGTAAGAAGAAATTTTCTGTCCTCAGAATAATCATAAATCTTTATCTTAAATTTGTTTAA
- a CDS encoding oligosaccharide flippase family protein: MSEENSSYRQIFKATSIFGGVQVFNILISMIRSKFIAILLGPSGMGIAGLLSSTVAIISSLTSFGLGTISVKDIASANEQKDNKKLLYAVAVLNRLVWYTGALGTVFTLVLSPYLSKLTFDSYGYTWSFIFLSVTLFLGQLTLGKDAVLQGTRELKWLAYANMLSSLLSLIITLPLYFFYGLGGIVPAMIIVASTTLVITQYFYSKLKFSPPKISSQETLVKGKTMMKTGFFLSLSGLIITACSYLVRIFITRTGNLEDVGFYNAGFAIINSYVGIVFTAMATDYYPRLSAVINDKIKFISVVNQQGNVALIILGPILTIFIVFINIAIILLYSEKFLPISTMMQYSAIGVFFKAASWLLGFVVLSKGSTKIYFWCELLANIYMTILNCLGFYFWGLDGLGISFIVGYILYLIQMLVVTNKFYGFHFDGNFIKIFFIQLLVAGLGLLCMRITSNIIFSYIMGSILIIIASSFSLYNVNKIVNIKNILLKINGKKK; encoded by the coding sequence ATGTCTGAGGAAAATTCTTCATATCGTCAAATTTTTAAAGCGACATCAATTTTTGGAGGTGTACAAGTATTCAATATTTTGATTTCGATGATTAGATCGAAGTTTATTGCAATACTTCTTGGCCCTTCGGGAATGGGTATAGCAGGATTACTTAGTTCTACAGTTGCAATAATTTCATCATTAACTTCATTTGGTTTAGGAACGATTAGTGTAAAAGATATCGCATCTGCTAATGAGCAGAAAGACAACAAAAAGCTTCTCTACGCTGTAGCAGTATTGAATAGATTAGTGTGGTATACAGGTGCTTTGGGAACGGTTTTTACATTGGTGCTATCACCATATCTGTCGAAACTCACGTTTGATAGTTATGGTTATACATGGTCTTTTATATTTTTATCAGTTACGTTATTTCTTGGTCAGTTAACCTTAGGCAAAGATGCCGTATTGCAAGGTACCAGAGAACTAAAATGGCTTGCATACGCAAACATGCTGAGCTCTTTATTATCACTGATTATTACTTTGCCATTATATTTTTTCTACGGTTTAGGAGGAATAGTTCCAGCGATGATAATTGTTGCCTCAACAACATTGGTGATAACACAGTATTTTTATAGTAAACTAAAATTTTCACCACCAAAAATTTCAAGCCAGGAAACTTTGGTGAAGGGTAAAACTATGATGAAAACGGGATTTTTTTTAAGTCTCAGCGGATTGATCATTACTGCTTGTTCTTATTTAGTTAGAATTTTTATTACGCGAACTGGGAACTTAGAGGATGTAGGATTTTATAATGCTGGCTTTGCAATCATTAATTCATATGTTGGAATAGTTTTTACAGCAATGGCAACAGATTATTATCCACGGTTGTCCGCAGTAATAAATGATAAGATAAAATTTATTTCAGTTGTAAATCAACAAGGTAATGTCGCTTTAATAATTCTTGGTCCAATTCTTACAATTTTTATAGTATTTATAAATATTGCAATTATTCTATTATATAGCGAGAAATTTTTGCCAATCAGTACAATGATGCAATATTCTGCAATTGGAGTTTTTTTTAAAGCGGCTTCTTGGTTATTGGGTTTTGTCGTTTTATCAAAGGGTTCTACAAAAATATATTTTTGGTGCGAATTATTAGCAAATATTTATATGACAATCCTTAACTGCTTAGGATTTTATTTTTGGGGACTTGACGGCTTAGGTATTTCATTCATTGTTGGCTATATTTTATATTTAATACAGATGTTGGTTGTCACAAACAAGTTTTACGGATTTCATTTCGATGGTAATTTTATAAAGATTTTTTTTATTCAATTGTTAGTCGCAGGATTAGGACTGTTATGTATGCGTATCACAAGTAATATTATTTTTTCATATATAATGGGAAGTATTCTCATAATTATTGCGAGCAGTTTCTCTTTATATAATGTAAACAAAATTGTAAATATTAAAAATATTCTTCTAAAAATAAATGGAAAGAAAAAATGA
- a CDS encoding sugar 3,4-ketoisomerase: MQFNIEDCRIVELPIVHNDNGNITVMENSVDLPFDINRIYYLYDVPMGAERGGHAHYKLQQYVVAASGSFTFILDDGQNKKEVFLNHPNKALHIVPGIWREMKDFSSGSICLVLASIAYSEDDYIRDYQDFKNYRKNG; the protein is encoded by the coding sequence ATGCAATTTAATATTGAAGACTGTAGGATTGTAGAATTGCCTATAGTCCACAATGATAATGGAAACATTACTGTGATGGAGAATAGTGTGGATTTACCATTTGACATCAATAGAATTTACTATCTCTATGATGTACCTATGGGTGCTGAAAGGGGAGGGCATGCACATTATAAGCTTCAACAATACGTCGTAGCAGCCAGTGGTTCATTTACCTTTATTTTAGATGATGGACAAAATAAAAAAGAAGTGTTTCTTAATCATCCAAACAAGGCATTACATATAGTTCCAGGAATTTGGAGAGAAATGAAAGACTTTTCCAGCGGAAGTATTTGTCTTGTACTGGCATCCATTGCCTATTCGGAAGATGATTATATAAGAGATTACCAAGATTTTAAAAACTACAGAAAAAATGGCTAA
- a CDS encoding DegT/DnrJ/EryC1/StrS family aminotransferase, with amino-acid sequence MIKFLDLQKINLAYQQEIEERLLSTFRSGWYLLGNEVKNFEENLSNYIGAKHAIGVANGLDALRLILRTYIEMGMMKKGDEVIVPANTYIASILAISDNGLVPVLVEPDIDNYNIDISKIEEKISEKTKAIMIVHLYGKVVFSADLKALAQKYSLKIVEDNAQAIGAEYEGIKTGNLGDAAGFSFYPGKNLGALGDAGAVTTNDDEFAKTLRALANYGSNQKYINVFQGLNSRLDEIQAAVLDVKLKYIDQENTRRREIAHRYFSEITNPAITLPQLPQDGNEHVWHLFVIRIQEREKLQTYLTENGIQTLIHYPIPPHRQEAYKDMNHLSFPITEKIHNEVLSLPISPVMTDSDVEIVIDIINRA; translated from the coding sequence ATGATAAAGTTTTTAGATTTACAGAAAATAAATCTTGCATATCAGCAGGAAATCGAAGAAAGACTTCTCAGTACATTTCGTTCAGGTTGGTATCTTCTGGGGAATGAAGTTAAAAATTTTGAAGAAAATCTTTCAAATTATATTGGTGCTAAACACGCAATAGGTGTTGCCAACGGTCTTGATGCGCTGAGACTCATCTTGCGTACCTACATCGAAATGGGAATGATGAAGAAAGGAGATGAGGTTATTGTTCCGGCAAATACTTACATCGCTTCTATACTTGCCATATCAGACAACGGTCTTGTGCCGGTGCTTGTAGAGCCTGATATTGATAATTACAATATTGACATAAGTAAAATCGAAGAAAAGATCAGCGAAAAAACAAAAGCCATTATGATTGTTCATCTTTATGGTAAAGTTGTTTTCTCAGCAGATTTAAAAGCTCTTGCACAAAAGTACAGTTTGAAAATTGTTGAAGACAATGCACAGGCTATCGGTGCAGAATATGAAGGAATTAAAACAGGAAATCTCGGGGACGCCGCAGGCTTCAGTTTCTATCCGGGTAAAAATCTGGGTGCCTTAGGTGATGCTGGTGCTGTAACTACCAATGATGATGAATTTGCGAAGACACTGCGTGCATTGGCAAACTATGGTTCAAACCAAAAATACATTAATGTTTTTCAGGGTTTAAATTCAAGATTGGATGAAATTCAGGCGGCAGTTCTGGATGTAAAACTGAAATATATCGATCAGGAAAACACAAGAAGGCGTGAAATTGCACACCGCTATTTTTCTGAAATCACCAATCCTGCTATAACGCTTCCTCAGCTACCTCAGGATGGGAATGAGCACGTGTGGCATTTGTTTGTGATCAGAATCCAGGAAAGAGAAAAACTGCAGACTTACCTTACTGAAAACGGCATCCAGACATTGATTCACTATCCAATTCCTCCTCACAGACAGGAAGCCTATAAAGATATGAATCATCTGAGTTTTCCGATTACAGAGAAAATCCATAATGAAGTTTTGAGTTTGCCTATTTCTCCAGTTATGACAGATAGTGACGTTGAAATTGTAATAGATATTATTAACAGAGCTTAA
- a CDS encoding GDP-L-fucose synthase family protein, translating to MISRESKIYVAGHRGMVGSAIMRQLAEKGYTNVIGLSSSELDLKNQKAVADFFEEHKPEVVIDAAAKVGGILANNSFPYQFLMENMQIQNNLIDASLKNDVEKFIFLGSSCIYPKLAPQPLKEEYLLTDSLEPTNEWYAVAKITGIKSCEAIRKQYGKDYVSMMPTNLYGTHDNFDLNTSHVLPAMIRKFHEAKENGNASVTLWGSGTPMREFLFVDDMAASVIFALENVLPEHLYNVGTGVDLTIRELAEMIQKVVGHTGDIVWDSEKPDGTPRKLMDVSKMHDLGWKHQVDLEQGITKTYQWFLENINNFKQVKMS from the coding sequence ATGATTTCTAGAGAATCTAAAATATACGTAGCCGGTCACCGCGGGATGGTGGGATCTGCTATCATGAGACAGCTGGCTGAGAAAGGATATACTAATGTAATAGGTTTGTCCAGCAGCGAACTGGATCTTAAAAATCAAAAAGCCGTTGCAGATTTTTTTGAAGAGCATAAACCAGAGGTGGTGATAGATGCTGCTGCTAAAGTAGGAGGTATTCTGGCAAATAATTCTTTTCCTTATCAGTTTTTAATGGAAAATATGCAGATTCAGAATAATCTGATTGATGCTTCGCTTAAAAACGATGTTGAAAAATTTATTTTTCTGGGATCTTCGTGTATTTATCCTAAACTGGCGCCGCAGCCTCTAAAAGAAGAATATCTGTTAACAGATTCTCTTGAGCCCACAAACGAATGGTATGCTGTGGCAAAAATAACAGGTATTAAAAGCTGCGAGGCAATCAGAAAGCAGTACGGAAAAGACTATGTATCTATGATGCCTACTAATCTCTACGGTACTCACGATAATTTTGATTTAAATACATCTCACGTGTTACCAGCCATGATCAGAAAATTTCATGAGGCGAAAGAAAACGGAAATGCATCTGTAACTTTATGGGGCTCGGGGACGCCGATGAGAGAGTTTCTTTTTGTGGATGATATGGCTGCATCTGTAATATTTGCTTTAGAAAATGTTCTTCCAGAGCATCTTTATAATGTAGGTACCGGTGTTGATCTCACCATCAGAGAACTGGCAGAAATGATTCAGAAAGTGGTAGGGCATACAGGAGACATTGTTTGGGATTCTGAAAAACCCGACGGAACACCTAGAAAACTTATGGATGTATCGAAAATGCACGATTTGGGATGGAAGCACCAGGTAGACCTCGAGCAGGGAATTACAAAAACCTACCAATGGTTTTTAGAAAATATTAATAATTTTAAACAGGTGAAAATGTCTTAG
- a CDS encoding sugar 3,4-ketoisomerase: protein MEETPKIIQLPKILDKRGNLSFFEFPGQLPFEIARTYWIYDVPGGEVRGSHAFREQQEFIVALSGSFDIVLNDGETEQKFSLNRSYDGLYIPKMYWRRLENFSTNSLALIVSDKKYDEGDYIRNFEQFKKLKNAI, encoded by the coding sequence ATGGAAGAAACACCGAAAATAATACAGTTACCAAAAATTCTGGATAAAAGAGGAAATCTTTCCTTCTTCGAGTTTCCCGGTCAGTTGCCGTTTGAAATCGCCAGAACGTACTGGATTTATGATGTTCCCGGTGGTGAAGTGCGCGGTAGCCACGCTTTCCGAGAGCAGCAGGAATTTATCGTGGCATTGTCTGGCAGCTTTGATATTGTTTTGAATGATGGAGAAACTGAACAGAAATTTTCTTTAAACAGATCATACGATGGCCTTTACATACCAAAAATGTACTGGCGCAGACTCGAAAACTTTTCTACCAATTCTTTGGCACTCATTGTATCAGATAAAAAATACGATGAAGGTGATTATATCAGGAATTTTGAACAGTTTAAAAAACTAAAGAATGCAATTTAA
- the gmd gene encoding GDP-mannose 4,6-dehydratase gives MKTALITGVTGQDGSYLAELLLEKGYQVHGIKRRASSFNTQRIDHLYQDQHEQNVNFTLHYGDLTDSMNIIRIIQEVQPDEIYNLGAMSHVKVSFDSPEYVANVDGIGTLRILEAVRILGLEKKTRIYQASTSELYGGLSENKNERGFYDENSPFYPRSPYGAAKIYGFWITKNYREAYGMFACNGILFNHESPRRGETFVTRKITMATAAIAKGKQDCLYLGNLNALRDWGHAKDYVEAMWRILQQDKPEDFVIAMGETTSVRDFVRMAFGEIGVELSFEGENENEIAKVVACNNPMYQLEIGKTVVSVDPEYYRPTEVDLLIGDPTKSKTQLGWEPKYDLAGLVKEMVASDLQIT, from the coding sequence ATGAAAACAGCCTTAATAACAGGAGTTACCGGACAGGACGGTTCCTATTTAGCAGAACTTTTATTAGAGAAAGGATATCAGGTTCACGGTATTAAAAGGAGAGCTTCTTCATTCAATACACAGAGAATTGATCACCTCTATCAGGATCAGCATGAGCAGAACGTAAATTTTACTCTGCATTATGGTGATCTTACTGATTCTATGAATATCATAAGAATCATTCAGGAAGTTCAGCCAGACGAAATTTACAATCTTGGAGCAATGTCTCACGTGAAAGTTTCTTTTGATTCCCCCGAATATGTTGCAAACGTTGACGGTATCGGAACTTTAAGAATTCTTGAAGCAGTACGTATTTTGGGACTGGAAAAGAAAACCAGAATTTATCAGGCATCAACTTCCGAATTATATGGCGGACTATCCGAAAATAAAAATGAGAGAGGTTTTTACGACGAAAATTCTCCATTCTATCCGCGTTCACCTTACGGAGCAGCAAAAATCTACGGTTTCTGGATTACCAAAAACTACCGTGAAGCTTACGGAATGTTTGCCTGCAACGGAATTTTATTCAACCACGAATCTCCGAGAAGAGGCGAAACTTTTGTAACCCGTAAGATTACTATGGCTACAGCAGCGATTGCAAAGGGGAAGCAGGACTGTCTTTATCTTGGGAATCTGAATGCACTGAGAGATTGGGGGCACGCTAAAGATTATGTGGAAGCCATGTGGAGAATCCTTCAGCAGGATAAACCTGAAGATTTTGTAATCGCTATGGGAGAAACTACTTCTGTACGTGATTTTGTGAGAATGGCATTTGGTGAGATTGGGGTTGAACTTTCTTTTGAAGGTGAAAATGAAAATGAAATTGCCAAAGTAGTGGCTTGTAATAATCCTATGTATCAACTTGAAATAGGGAAAACTGTTGTTTCTGTAGATCCGGAATATTACAGACCAACCGAAGTAGATTTATTAATTGGAGATCCTACAAAGTCTAAAACACAGTTAGGCTGGGAACCAAAATATGATTTGGCTGGATTGGTTAAAGAAATGGTTGCGTCAGACCTCCAAATAACGTAA
- a CDS encoding phosphomannose isomerase type II C-terminal cupin domain — protein sequence MLEHDIRPWGEYWVLEDAETHKVKRILVYPGGRLSLQYHHHRAEVWTVVSGTGTITINDSVKEYSTGEVAQIPLGAHHRMENKTSEPVVFIEVQYGTYFGEDDIVRVEDDYNRA from the coding sequence ATGTTAGAACACGACATCAGACCATGGGGAGAGTATTGGGTATTGGAAGATGCTGAAACTCATAAAGTAAAAAGAATTTTGGTTTATCCGGGTGGCAGACTTTCGCTGCAATACCATCATCACAGGGCAGAAGTGTGGACTGTAGTTTCAGGAACCGGAACAATTACCATTAATGATTCTGTAAAAGAATATTCTACAGGAGAAGTAGCACAGATTCCACTGGGTGCACACCACAGGATGGAAAATAAAACTTCTGAACCGGTTGTTTTTATCGAAGTGCAATATGGTACTTACTTCGGTGAAGATGATATTGTAAGAGTAGAAGACGACTATAACAGAGCATGA
- a CDS encoding mannose-1-phosphate guanylyltransferase — MKIYNVILSGGVGSRLWPLSRKNHPKQFLKIFEGKSLFELTAERNKSVVDELMVVGNSDHIEWSRELLKDIDLPKIFVTETIARNTAAAIGFAALAVDADDILIITPSDHLIQNQEAYEKSLMEAVELAKKDFVVTFGVVPSKPETGYGYIEYEGKDVLSFREKPNTETAQEFLDKGTFLWNSGMFCFKAGVLLGELKKYQPEVYQKSSEAWEKSQNNLLDEESCKQIPSISIDYAVMERSRQIKVVPANFRWNDLGSFESLYDYLRTTGHPADENGNMVIGTEIFTAFVGMKNCIFVHTPDAILVLQKEKSQDVKKIYSQLEKYQSTLR; from the coding sequence ATGAAAATATACAATGTAATCTTATCCGGAGGTGTAGGAAGCAGGCTTTGGCCACTTTCCAGAAAAAACCATCCAAAACAGTTCCTCAAAATTTTTGAAGGAAAATCTTTATTTGAGCTTACTGCAGAAAGAAATAAATCTGTCGTAGACGAATTGATGGTGGTAGGAAATTCTGATCATATTGAATGGAGCAGAGAACTGTTGAAAGACATCGATCTTCCGAAAATATTTGTAACAGAAACCATTGCCAGAAATACTGCAGCAGCCATCGGATTTGCTGCATTAGCCGTTGATGCAGACGATATTTTGATTATTACACCTTCAGACCACTTGATTCAGAATCAGGAGGCTTATGAAAAGTCTTTGATGGAAGCGGTAGAGCTCGCCAAAAAAGATTTTGTAGTTACTTTTGGTGTGGTACCGTCAAAACCGGAAACGGGATATGGATATATCGAATACGAAGGAAAAGATGTGCTTTCATTTCGGGAAAAACCAAACACTGAGACTGCTCAGGAATTTTTAGATAAAGGAACTTTTCTCTGGAATTCAGGAATGTTCTGCTTTAAAGCAGGAGTTCTTCTGGGTGAACTGAAAAAATATCAACCCGAAGTTTATCAGAAATCTTCAGAAGCCTGGGAGAAATCTCAAAATAATCTTTTAGATGAAGAGTCCTGCAAACAGATTCCTTCTATAAGTATCGACTATGCTGTAATGGAGCGTTCAAGACAGATCAAGGTTGTTCCGGCCAATTTCAGATGGAATGATCTGGGATCTTTCGAGTCTTTGTACGATTACTTGAGAACAACCGGTCATCCTGCGGATGAAAACGGTAATATGGTAATTGGTACAGAAATTTTTACAGCTTTTGTTGGAATGAAGAACTGTATTTTTGTTCATACTCCGGATGCCATTCTGGTACTTCAGAAAGAGAAATCTCAGGATGTGAAGAAGATCTACAGTCAATTGGAAAAATATCAATCTACTTTAAGATAA
- a CDS encoding nucleotide sugar dehydrogenase, whose amino-acid sequence MNTNHKIAVIGLGYVGLPLARLLATKYPVVGFDINQKRIDDLNAGKDFTLEVDDELLKSVLDQQNPLYTNKNGLYCSSELNDIKAATVYIITVPTPVDKNNRPDLTPLYKSSETVGKVLKRGDIVIYESTVYPGVTEEECVPVLEKVSGLKFNVDFFAGYSPERINPGDKEHTVDKILKVTSGSTPEVGKIVDDLYKSVITAGTHLAPSIKVAEASKVIENSQRDVNIAFMNELAKIFSLMNIDTNDVLEAAGTKWNFLKFKPGLVGGHCIGVDPFYLAQKAQEIGYYSELILSARRLNDSMGAFVAAQVIKLMIKKDISIKGARILNLGITFKEDCPDIRNSKVIDVISNLQEYGVVVDTYDPWANSSEVLEEYGIQLKEKVGITEKYDAIILTVSHKEFLKLDLKQHLADAGIIYDVKGALSKEIADKRL is encoded by the coding sequence ATGAACACAAATCATAAAATTGCAGTGATAGGTTTAGGCTATGTAGGTCTCCCGCTTGCCAGACTTCTTGCTACAAAGTATCCTGTCGTAGGTTTTGATATCAATCAGAAACGGATTGATGACCTGAATGCAGGCAAAGATTTTACTTTGGAAGTAGATGATGAGCTTTTGAAATCGGTTTTAGATCAGCAGAATCCTTTATATACAAATAAAAACGGTCTGTATTGCTCATCGGAGCTCAATGATATTAAAGCAGCAACAGTTTATATCATCACAGTCCCGACACCTGTAGATAAGAATAACAGACCGGATCTCACGCCACTCTACAAATCTTCAGAAACCGTTGGAAAAGTTTTGAAAAGAGGTGATATCGTTATTTATGAATCAACGGTATATCCAGGTGTCACAGAAGAAGAATGTGTTCCGGTTTTAGAAAAAGTATCAGGACTTAAATTTAATGTAGATTTTTTTGCAGGATACTCACCTGAAAGAATTAATCCTGGAGATAAAGAGCATACCGTAGACAAAATTTTAAAGGTAACTTCCGGTTCTACGCCGGAAGTTGGTAAAATTGTAGATGATCTTTACAAATCAGTGATTACTGCAGGCACCCATTTGGCTCCCAGTATTAAGGTGGCAGAAGCATCAAAAGTTATCGAAAATTCACAACGTGATGTGAATATTGCCTTTATGAACGAGCTCGCAAAAATCTTCTCACTGATGAACATTGATACCAATGATGTTCTGGAGGCTGCAGGTACAAAATGGAATTTTCTTAAATTTAAACCAGGTCTTGTCGGAGGACACTGTATTGGGGTAGACCCTTTTTATTTGGCTCAGAAAGCACAGGAAATTGGTTATTATTCAGAATTAATTCTCAGTGCCAGAAGACTGAATGACTCTATGGGTGCATTTGTTGCTGCCCAGGTGATTAAGCTGATGATCAAAAAAGATATCAGTATTAAAGGAGCAAGAATACTGAACCTTGGAATAACTTTCAAAGAAGACTGTCCGGATATAAGAAATTCAAAAGTAATAGATGTAATATCTAATCTGCAGGAATATGGAGTCGTTGTAGATACTTATGATCCTTGGGCAAACTCATCTGAAGTGCTGGAGGAATACGGTATTCAGTTAAAAGAAAAGGTTGGTATTACAGAAAAGTACGACGCAATTATTCTTACGGTGTCTCATAAAGAATTTTTAAAATTAGATTTAAAGCAGCATCTTGCTGATGCCGGTATTATATACGACGTCAAAGGCGCTTTAAGTAAAGAAATTGCAGATAAAAGGCTGTAA